A window of Candidatus Vicinibacter proximus contains these coding sequences:
- a CDS encoding TIGR00730 family Rossman fold protein — translation MKSIAVFCGSSSVSKDYYYEQAFNLGKKLAHLEIDMIYGGSNAGLMGAVANGALSEGGKVVGVIPEFLVDKELAHEGLSELILVKSMHERKYKMNELCDGVIALPGGYGTLDELFEMLTWGQLGLHKKPVALYNIHGYYNTLINLVQHMVSSGFLKESNQKMLLINEDLDALLKEMNEYVAPEVEKWLNRSRS, via the coding sequence ATGAAAAGCATTGCCGTTTTTTGTGGATCAAGTAGCGTAAGTAAAGATTATTATTACGAACAAGCATTTAATTTAGGCAAGAAATTGGCTCATCTGGAAATTGATATGATCTATGGCGGTTCCAATGCCGGACTCATGGGTGCAGTTGCCAACGGAGCATTGAGCGAAGGTGGAAAGGTTGTTGGTGTAATTCCGGAATTTCTGGTTGATAAAGAACTTGCACATGAAGGACTTAGCGAACTTATTCTTGTCAAAAGTATGCATGAAAGAAAATACAAAATGAATGAACTCTGCGATGGGGTAATTGCATTGCCGGGAGGCTATGGCACCTTGGATGAATTATTCGAAATGCTGACATGGGGACAGCTTGGACTTCATAAAAAACCTGTTGCATTGTATAATATCCATGGATATTACAATACCTTGATTAACTTAGTCCAACATATGGTCTCCAGTGGATTTTTGAAGGAATCGAATCAAAAAATGTTATTGATCAACGAAGATCTTGATGCTTTATTAAAAGAAATGAATGAATACGTTGCTCCAGAGGTGGAGAAATGGTTAAATAGAAGTAGATCTTGA